A region from the Canis lupus dingo isolate Sandy chromosome X, ASM325472v2, whole genome shotgun sequence genome encodes:
- the CLCN5 gene encoding H(+)/Cl(-) exchange transporter 5 isoform X5, producing the protein MMDFLEEPIPGVGTYDDFNTIDWVREKSRDRDRHREITNKSKESTWALIHSVSDAFSGWLLMLLIGLLSGSLAGLIDISAHWMTDLKEGICTEGFWFNHEHCCWNSEHVTFEDRDKCPEWNSWSQLIISTDEGAFAYIVNYFMYVLWALLFAFLAVSLVKVFAPYACGSGIPEIKTILSGFIIRGYLGKWTLIIKTITLVLAVSSGLSLGKEGPLVHVACCCGNILCHCFNKYRKNEAKRREVLSAAAAAGVSVAFGAPIGGVLFSLEEVSYYFPLKTLWRSFFAALVAAFTLRSINPFGNSRLVLFYVEFHTPWHLFELVPFILLGIFGGLWGALFIRTNIAWCRKRKTTQLGKYPVIEVLVVTAITAILAFPNEYTRMSTSELISELFNDCGLLDSSKLCDYENRFNTSKGGELPDRPAGVGVYSAMWQLALTLILKIVITIFTFGMKIPSGLFIPSMAVGAIAGRLLGVGMEQLAYYHHDWAIFNSWCSQGADCITPGLYAMVGAAACLGGVTRMTVSLVVIMFELTGGLEYIVPLMAAAMTSKWVADALGREGIYDAHIRLNGYPFLEAKEEFAHKTLAMDVMKPRRNDPLLTVLTQDSMTVEDVETVISETTYSGFPVVVSRESQRLVGFVLRRDLIISIENARKKQDGVVSTSIIYFTEHSPPMPPYTPPTLKLRNILDLSPFTVTDLTPMEIVVDIFRKLGLRQCLVTHNGRLLGIITKKDVLKHIAQMANQDPDSILFN; encoded by the exons ATTACCAATAAAAGCAAAGAGTCCACGTGGGCCTTAATTCACAGCGTGAGTGATGCTTTTTCTGGCTGGTTGTTGATGCTCCTCATCGGGCTCTTATCAG GTTCCTTAGCTGGCTTGATAGACATTTCTGCTCATTGGATGACAGATTTGAAAGAAGGCATATGCACAGAGGGATTCTGGTTTAACCATGAGCACTGTTGCTGGAACTCTGAGCACGTCACCTTCGAAGACAGAGACAAATGTCCTGAGTGGAATAGCTGGTCCCAGCTTATCATCAGCACGGATGAG GGAGCCTTTGCCTACATAGTCAATTACTTCATGTACGTCCTCTGGGCTCTCCTATTTGCCTTCCTCGCTGTGTCTCTTGTCAAAGTGTTTGCACCTTATGCCTGTGGCTCTGGAATTCCTGAG ATAAAAACGATCTTGAGCGGTTTTATTATTAGGGGCTATTTGGGTAAGTGGACCCTGATTATTAAAACCATCACACTGGTGCTGGCAGTGTCATCTGGCTTGAGCCTGGGCAAAGAGGGCCCCCTAGTGCACGTGGCTTGCTGCTGTGGGAACATTCTGTGCCACTGCTTCAACAAATACAGGAAGAACGAAGCCAAGCGCAGAGAG GTCTTGTCGGCTGCAGCAGCAGCTGGTGTATCTGTAGCCTTCGGGGCACCTATTGGTGGAGTGTTATTCAGCTTAGAAGAG GTCAGCTACTATTTTCCCCTCAAAACATTGTGGCGGTCGTTCTTTGCTGCCTTGGTGGCAGCATTTACTCTGCGTTCCATCAATCCATTTGGCAACAGCCGCCTGGTTCTGTTTTATGTGGAGTTTCACACCCCATGGCATCTCTTTGAGCTGGTGCCGTTCATTCTACTCGGCATATTTGGTGGTCTGTGGGGAGCTTTGTTTATCCGCACCAACATCGCATGGTGTCGGAAGCGTAAGACGACTCAATTGGGCAAGTATCCTGTCATAGAGGTACTCGTTGTGACAGCCATCACTGCCATCCTGGCTTTCCCCAATGAATACACCCGAATGAGCACAAGTGAGCTCATTTCTGAGCTGTTTAATGACTGTGGCCTTCTGGACTCCTCCAAGCTCTGTGATTATGAGAACCGTTTCAACACAAGCAAGGGAGGTGAACTGCCTGACAGACCGGCTGGTGTGGGAGTCTACAGTGCCATGTGGCAGCTGGCCTTGACGCTCATCCTGAAAATTGTCATCACTATATTCACCTTTGGTATGAAG ATCCCTTCCGGCCTGTTTATCCCCAGCATGGCTGTTGGTGCTATCGCAGGTCGACTTTTAGGAGTAGGAATGGAGCAGCTGGCTTATTACCACCATGACTGGGCCATCTTCAATAGCTGGTGTAGTCAGGGAGCAGATTGCATCACCCCTGGCCTTTATGCGATGGTTGGGGCTGCAGCCTGCTTAG GCGGGGTGACTCGGATGACTGTTTCTCTTGTTGTCATAATGTTTGAACTAACTGGTGGCTTGGAATACATTGTGCCTCTGATGGCTGCAGCCATGACGAGCAAGTGGGTGGCAGATGCCCTTGGGAGAGAGGGCATCTATGATGCCCACATTCGTCTTAACGGTTACCCCTTTCTTGAAGCCAAGGAAGAGTTTGCTCATAAGACCCTGGCAATGGATGTGATGAAGCCCCGGAGAAATGACCCTTTATTGACTGTCCTTACTCAGGACAGTATGACCGTGGAGGATGTAGAGACTGTCATCAGTGAAACCACTTACAGCGGCTTCCCAGTGGTGGTGTCCCGGGAGTCCCAAAGACTTGTGGGTTTTGTCCTCCGAAGAGACCTCATTATTTCAATTG aaaatgcTCGAAAAAAACAGGATGGGGTTGTGAGTACTTCCATCATTTATTTCACCGAGCATTCTCCTCCGATGCCACCATACACCCCACCCACTCTCAAGCTTCGGAACATCCTGGATCTCAGCCCCTTCACTGTGACTGACCTCACCCCCATGGAGATTGTAGTGGATATCTTCCGCAAGCTGGGACTGCGCCAGTGCCTGGTTACGCACAATGG GCGGTTGCTTGGAATCATTACCAAAAAGGATGTGTTAAAGCATATAGCACAGATGGCAAACCAAGATCCTGACTCCATTCTCTTCAATTAG